The window CGGGCCGGGAGTTTTAAACTGACGATCGCTCCCTATGCCCAACTCACTAATGATTTCCGCCCAAGAAGCTGAAGCGATCGCCCTACGGATCACGCCGCCAATCACCGACACTGAATCGATCGCCAGCGTGGCGGCCCTGGGTCGGGTGTTAGCGGAACCGGTGCGATCGCGCTTGGACTTTCCCCACTGGGACAACTCCGCCATGGACGGCTACGCGGTGCGCCAAGCTGACCTGGCCCAGGGGCCAACAGAATTACAGGTGATTGAAACGATTCCGGCTGGGGTGGCTCCGCAACAAACTTTGGGCCCCGGCCAGGCAGCGCGGATTTTCACCGGGGCGATGATGCCGCCGGGGGCCGACGCGATCGCCATTCAAGAGGACACGGAACCGGCCGGGCCCGATCGGGTGAAGGTGTTGAGCCAGCCGGCCGTGGGGGAATTTGTGCGGGCGAAGGGGATGTTTTGCCGATCGGGCGATCAGATTTTGCCCGCTGGGTTGGCGATCGGGCCCGCTGAATTGGCGGTGTTGGCGGCGGCCCAGTGCGATCGGGTCACGGTGGTGCGGCGGCCGCGGGTGGCGGTGTTTTCCACGGGCGATGAACTGGGCACGATCGATCAACCCCTGCAACCGGGGCAAATTGTTGATTCCAATCAATACGCCCTGATCGCCTTTTTGCAACAAATGGGTGTGGAGCCGATCGCCCTTGGGGTGGCGCGGGATGATCGCGCCGCTTTGAAAGCTGCCGTTGAACAGGCGATCGACCAAGCAGATTTGGTGCTGTCCACGGGGGGCGTGTCCGTGGGGGACTATGACTATGTGGATGCGGTCTTGGCGGAGTTGGGCGGCGAAATTCACGTCAAATCCGTGGCCGTGCGGCCCGGGAAGCCCCTGACCCTGGCCACCTTTGGCCCCAAGGTTTATGTGGGCTTGCCGGGAAACCCCGTTTCGGCCCTGGTGGGTTGTTGGCGGTTTGTGGCTCCCCTGTTGCGGAAGCTGTCGGGGCGATCGGGCCCCCACGGGGTGCAGTGGCTGACGGCGCGATCGGCGCAGGATCTGCAAGGGGCCGGGCGGCGAGAAACTTACCTTTGGGGATCATTGCAGATCATCGAAGGGCAACTAGTCTTTAGCCTGGCCAAAGGCAGCCACAGTTCTGGCAACTTGATTAACCTAGCGGGAACCACCGCCCTGGCCCAAGTTCCCCAAGGAACCAGCGAAATTGCCGCCCACAGCGAAATTCAAGTGCTGCTGCTGGGTGGAGCCGTTGGGTGATCGCTGGACTGAACCCGATCGACCTCCCCCGCCATCCCCTTGGTTGGATCACTCATTAATTGGTGTAATTCCACCGGGCCCGATATCCCCGATTATCCAAATGGGTAAAGGAGGAGCCATAGCCCAAACCACCGGGCCACCAGGGATCCAAAATCCGTTGGGCCGCACGCGGCGACAACCCCGCCACCACAAAGTCCACACCATGGCCCCGAATGTGGGTTGAGTTGCGGGCCCCACCCACGGCCCGGTTCACGGCCGGGGGCCGATACCAGCTCGTGATGGTGATGGTGCGATTGCCCAGCCGGGCCCGCACCTCTTGCATTCGCCGGGCCATGGCAATGATGTTTTGGGTGATGGTGGAATTTTCGGGAATCCGCGTGCCATCTTTGGTGGCTTCACCCCAACTAAAGTTACCGCCCGCAATAATCGGGTCACGAGTCCAGACCGTGCCCAGCCCGGGTACTTGAATCCGCCGTCCCCGATCGGGCACAGGGGCAGGGGTGGGAACCGGGGTGGGCCTGGGGACAGGTGCGGGCGCGGGGGCAGGTACAGGTACGGGCGCAGGTGCGGGCGCAGGCGCGGGATCCCGAGGTGAGGGATAGTCATCCACATTCAGCAGGGTGATGTGGCCCTCAAAAATGAACCATTCCAGCCGGTTATTGATAGGTTTCACCAGCCGAATCCGCAGGTGATCGCCCACGTCCTCATAGCTGCGAATTTGGAATTCTCCGGGGGAAAGAGCCACCTTCTCCGCATTGCCCAAGCTGCTGGACTGCAAGGGGCGGGTTTTGAGGAAGGTACTGGTTTTCACCAACATGGTGGCCGGTTCCAAAAAGTCCGCATGGCCCCGGTAAACAAACCATTCCCGTCGATCGCGGATTGGCTCCACGGTCAGGATGCGATAGTGGGTTCCTTGCTCGATCGAGTCAATCAGCGACAGTTCCCCGGCGGGCATGGCGGCCACTTCGTTTCGCGGCAGGGCGCTAGCCTGAACCGGTTGACTTTTGAGGACGGTGTTCTGTTTTAGGATCATCACCTGCCATTGCATGGTGCGCAGATCCGTTTCCAGGGAGCCGATCGCGGCCTGCTGGGTTTCCAAACCGCGCCACAGTTGCACCAACCGCGTCAAAGCACCCTGTTGATTTGGGGTTGCTCGGTAGGCGGCTGGCAACCGCCGCAGAAAAGAAAGCAATTCCCGATCGAGCTGGGCGGCGGCGGTGCTGGCTTCAGGGGCCGCCGGATTCGCAAACACAATCGGATTCACCCCCAAGCTGGTGAGGGCCGCGTTGCGATTGTCCAAATCTCGCCACATGCGGACGGTTTCGGTGGCCGCATTGCGCTGAGTGCCGCTGCCCGCATAGAACTCCGGAACCCGCAGCACAAAGGCCAGCAGGGCCGGATCGTAATTACGGGGCAACAGGCTTAAGTTGCTGTCGCTGAGTGAGGCGATCGCCGATTGGCGCGAATCCAGTTGCCGCCAAATTTGCACCAACCGCAACAGGGCCTCTCGCTGGTGCGGAAAGCCGGAATAGTTGGGCGACAAACGCCGGATGAAGGTGACCAAGGCCGTGTCCAGGGCCGCATCGGTGTAGTTCAAGGCGGGCAACCCCAAGGAAACCAAGGTGTCCTCCCGGGTGGCCAGGCCACGCCAAATGCGGGTCGCTTCAATCAGGGCTTCCCGTTGATGCACGTAGCCTTGATAGAACTGGGGCAGACGCTCGATCGTGTCGAGCAGGGCCCGATCGATGGTGAAGGTGCTGCCGGTGAGGGCGGTGTTGGCGGGAGCAATCTGGGTCGATCGCTCCAAGGTGCAAAATTGGCGATAGGCGGCCGTCAGCCGATCGAGCGAGCAACCAGCCAGAATTGGCCCGCCAATGGTTTTGTCTTCAAACCCCCGAGCCAACACAGCCAACACTTCAGGGCTATATTGTCCAGCGTTCACCTGCCAGATTCGATCGGCCTTCCAACCGGATTGGATCAAAGAATCCGTTAACCGTCGCACCAACAGGGCCGCTTCCATCACCTGATCCGGCAGGCTGTCCACCTGTTCTTGATCCGCACTGGTTAAGCCCAACCCCCTTTCCCCTTCTGGGGTTGGCTGATCATGGGCTTCCTGGAGCGCGGGCAAAATGGGCATATGAATTCCCGCTCGCTGGGCAGCCAGGTGAAACAGATGCGCGTCCCGATCAAGTGCGGTGGTAGCCATGGGTCCAGCCAATCCGTTAAATACGTTTAAATACGTTTGCAGGGTTTAGACGGCCTTGAAGGAGCGTTGAAGGCCGAATCAGAATTTGTTCAGACAATTCAGACCATGGGGCAATCGCGCCACTTGCGGCCAAAACATTCCCCACTGTACATTGCGATATTTGCAAACGGGTCGATCGCTATGCCCCTGTCTCCTCAGTCCTCGCTGGCGGCGATGGCCGCTGCCCTTGCTCCCGGCCTTCGGGCGATCGCTACCGATATGGACGGCACCTTGACCCGATCGGGTCGATTTTCCAGTCACCTGTTTTTGGCCTTAGAGCGCTTGCAACAGGCCGGAATTCCCGTCCTGATCGTCACCGGGCGATCAGCCGGTTGGGTTAGCGCCTTGGTGGAATACCTACCGATCGCAGGGGCGATCGCGGAAAACGGCGGTCTGCTCTATCGGCGCGATCGACCCGAGGGACAATGGCTAGTGGACGTAACCGACCCGATCGCCCATCGCGATGCCTTGGCCGATGTCTTTGGCATCCTCCAAACGGAATTTCATCACCATTTTCCCCACCTGCACCCGGCCCCCGATAACCGCTTCCGAATCACCGATTGGACTTTTGATCTGGCAGATTTGCCGGGCATCGATCGCCAAACCCTATCGGCCATGGGGGAATCGTTGGCGGTCTTGGGCTGGGGATTTACCTACAGTGCCGTGCAAGCCCACATCAAGCTCCCAGAACAAAACAAGGCTGCGGGACTCCAACGGGCGATCGAACTGTTGTGGCCCGGTTGTCCCCTCGATCAAATCCTGACGATCGGGGACAGCCCCAATGATGAAAGCCTGTTTGACCCGACCCTTTTTCCCCGCTCCGTCGGCGTGGCCAACGTGCGTCCCTACCTCAGCGAGCTGCTCCATCAACCGGCGCACATCACTCCCAGCGCTGAGGGAGAAGGTTTCTGCGAACTAGTGGCCGCCATTCTCGCAGAGGAAAAGGTTGTGATTTCAGGAGCCTGATGGCGACACCTGAGTATGGTGAATTGCAAGCGGGTGATGGGACTCGAACCCACGACATTCAGCTTGGGAAGCTGACGTTCTACCACTGAACTACACCCGCGCGGTTGTTACTTTACCCCAATTGCTTGCCTTTGAGCCACTGAATCAACCTCTAGCCAGCCCTCAAGCAAGGGGGATTGGTAGGTTGATTCTCAGCTTGGGGGCCCGGAATTTTGAGCGCGGATAGTATTCTAGCACTGGACTTTCTCGCGCGATCGCCCCTGGAGCTTCGGTTATGACTGCCGCCGCCACGACCTTTGATGGGCCCACCCTGTTGAAGCAACTGCTCGATCGAGCCTCCCTGTCCCAAGCTCAGGCCGCCCAACTGATGCAAGCTTGGTTGGATGATGGGCTGGCTCCGGCCCTGTCGGGCGCAATTTTGGCTGCTCTCCAGGCCAAGGGGGTAACGGCCGATGAGCTGGCTGGGATGGCCCAGGTTTTGCTGAGCCAATCGGTGAGCGTGACGGGCGATCCGCTGCCCAGCCCCTCGATCGACACTTGCGGCACGGGTGGCGACGGGGCTTCCACCTTCAACATTTCCACGGCCGTTGCCTTTGTGGCTGCGGCCGCTGGGGTCACGGTGGTGAAGCATGGGAACCGGGCTGCTTCCAGCAAATCGGGATCCGCCGATGTGCTTGAGGCGCTGGGAATTCGCCTCGGTGCAGATCCTGCCCAAATCCAAGCGGCGGCGCATCAGGTGGGGATCACGTTTCTGTTTGCGCCCGGTTGGCATCCGGCCATGAAAGCCGTCGCGCCCATTCGCCAAGCCCTGAAGGTGCGCACCGTGTTTAACCTGTTGGGGCCCCTGGTGAATCCCCTGCGGCCCACGGGCCAGGTGATCGGTACTTTCAAAAGCGATTTGATTGAGGTGATGGCCGGGGCCCTGAATCGGCTGGGCACTCAGCGGGCGATCGTCCTCCATGGGCGCGAAGGTTTGGATGAAGGGGGGTTGGCGGATGTGACCGATCTGGCTGTGTTGGCCGATGGGGCGATCGCCCGCTTTGAGCTGGATCCGGTGGCGGCCGGTTGTGCGGCCGCGCCCACGGCTGCCTTGGTGGGTGGTGATCCCAGCGAAAATGCCGAAATTTTGCGCCAAGTGCTTCAGGGCCAAGGCTCGATCGCCCAGCGGGATGCCGTGGCCCTGAATGCATCCCTGGCCCTCCAAGTTGCCGGGGCGATCGCTGAGCCGATCGGGTCGCCGGAAGCCTGTACCGTTGGTGTGGCTCGGGCCAAGGAAATCCTGGCGAGCGGGGCCGCCTGGGAAAAACTGGTAGCCCTACGAGAATTCCTAAAAGCCTAAAGCTGCCGAGGATCAGGGGGCGATCGGGCAGGATTAGGGCTGGTTTTTGGCGGTTCTTTTTCCTTCCCGATCGCAACCCGTTGGCATAATTGCGAGATTTCCAGCAAGTTTGTGCCAAAAAACAATGCCAATCTGGAAACCTAATTTGTGAAGATTCGGTTAACGACTGCTTTCAAAAAAAGATTAATCTAAAGACTATCTCCCTTCAGGGCCCAGACGCTTTTTCCATTAGTATGATAGAAAGGCTAGGCTAATTCAGATGGCATCGCGCTCAACCCAACTTAAAATTCAAAAGAATTCAAAATTTGGGAATTGACAAGCACCACAGCCTCAACCCATTTGACCAATTGAGAGTAACCATTCATGGGTTCAACCATGATCAGCCTTACAATCAATTCAATTACTGTTTTTTGTTGTTTAATTTGATACACACTGAAAACATAATAAATCATTCTTTTTCAGCATTTTCTTTTCCAGCATTATTTAATTATTGACCGATCTCAAATCATTCTAGTAGCGTGGCTGCCTTAATTTGCTGGGTTAAATTACATAGCTATTATCGCCACCAAATCGTTAGGCAGCAAGGGGCTTAAGCCCCTTGTTACCACAACTGACTCCGCAACTTTGACCCAATGTATTAAGCCTGTCGCGATACTAGTCACCTTCTCAAATAGTTGATTTGATTTTCTTGCAACTATGGCTTGAAATCATGACTTGAAACTATGACTTGAAATTATGATCTGAGATAACTGCCTAGAGTTCTGATTTCAGTTGTCCTGCCTAGTAATGAAATTTGGCTAATAGCACCTGTCCCAAGGAGAAAGGTTTGTGATGCAACGTTGGAAGTGGGTTTGGCTGAGTGGAGCGTTGCTAGCGGGGCTAGGGATCATGGATTTTGGGTCTCAATCCTTGGCGAATCAATCGCTGTTCCAATACACCATGCAGGCTTGGGCATCACTGCTATTCAACGGGGGAACGGGGGGTGGTAATGAACCCATTCCTCGAATTTTGGTGGATCAGTTTGGCTATCGACCTCAGGATCCCAAAGTGGCGGTGATTGCTTCTCCGCAGCGGGGTGAAAATGCCAACCGAGCCTTCACGCCGGGATCGGTCTATGAAGTTCGAAATGCCTCGACTAATGCGGTGGTTTTTTCGGGTGCTCTTACCCCTTGGAATGGGGGCCAAATCCACGGTCAATCGGGCGATCGGGCCTGGCATTTTGATTTTTCGACCGTGAAACAATCGGGAACCTATGTGGTGGTCGATCGGGAACGGGGCGAGCAATCATTTCCCTTTCAAATTCAGGCCAATGTTTACCAAAAAAACCTGGTAACCGCCACACGTGTGTTTTATTACCAGCGGGCCGGTTTCAACAAAACGGGTTCTGTGGCTGGCAAATGGCAAGATGGGGCGGCTTTTTTGGGCCCCAATCAGGATTCCCAGGCTCGATCGGTCAGTGCCAAGGATGATCCCGCCACGGCCCGCGATTTGCGAGGGGGATGGTTTGATGCAGGTGATACGAACAAATACAGCACCTTTGCGGGCCCCGTGGTGAATCAACTGCTGACGGCCTACGAAGAAAACCCTCGAGCCTTCACCGATCGGTTCAACATTCCCGAATCGGGCAACGGCATCCCCGACCTCATCGATGAGATTAAGTGGGAGGTGGATTGGCTGAAGCGAATGCAGGAAGACGATGGCGGCGTGTTGATCAAGGTGGGCGTGCTGGATCACAATGCGGCTGATCGCCCCAGCCAAGATCGTCGCCCCCGATATTACGGGCCCAAATGCTCTTCCTCCACAATCGCCACGGCGGCCGCCTTTGCCCATGCGGCCCGAGTCTATCGGCAGTTTCCCGCCCTGCAAGGGGAGTCCCGAGATTTGGAACAGCGGGCCATTCGGGCTTGGAACTGGTTCCAGCAAAATCCCCTCAAGACCGATTGCGACACCCAGGAAATTAAAGCCGGGGATGCCGATCGCCCCGTGACCGAGCAACAAGGCAATGCTGCCGCCGCCGCTGTTCACCTGTTTGCCCTCACCGGTAACCCCGACTACAGCACCCAACTTGCAAAATATCTCACCGCTTCCCAGCCTTGGAACGACAACGTTTGGGGTCGGTATCGGGCCCACGAAGGCGATGCGCTGCTGCTCTATACCCGCTTGACCAACGCAGATGCCGCCTTGGTTAAGCAAATCCGCGATCGATTCGTGGACATGGTGCGCACCCAAACCCAGGCCTACGGCTTGCGTGTGGATCTGGATCCCTATCGGGTGTCACTGCCCGATGAGCAATATCACTGGGGCAGCAACCAAGTTCAGGCCAACTATGGCAACAGCAACCGGGACGCAATTCGCTATGGCGCAGTGCCCGATCGCAACACCAGCCTACAAGCCCGGGCTATGGCCCATTTGCACTACCTCCATGGCGTGAATCCCTTGGGGTTTGTTTACCTAACCAACATGGGCAGTCTGGGAGCCGAGCGATCGGTCACCAGCATGTATCACGAATGGTTGGGGCGTGGTGAGTATGAGCGCGTTGCCCCCGGAAAACCGGGCCCGGCTCCCGGATATTTGGTGGGCGGGCCCAACCGCGACTACACCGGCAACCAAGAATCCGTCAAACAACAGCCCATCCAAAAGCGCTATCTCGACTCACCCACCGGCTGGCCGGTGAATAGTTGGGAACTCACGGAGCCAGCCATTTACTATCAAGCGGCCTACGTTCGTTTGCTGGCCAGTATTACCAGTCCGTAATCTTTTCCAGAGGTTTTGTGTAGCGACGGTGTTAGTTTGGGTGCAATTTTCCACTCCTTTTCACTCTTCACTCACTAGCTCCTATGCCCAACCTTCAAGGAGTCCTGCAACGTCTGCGCACCACTCTGGGGAAATCCTCGGTGCAAGACAATCTCTGGATGATTGCCGCCAGGGTGATTAGCGTGGCGATCCAGGCGCTGTACTTCATTTTTGTGGCGCGGTTTTTAGGATCCAAAGAGTATGGCGAACTGATCGGGGTGTTGTCCTTGGTGGCCATGCTTTCGCCTTTCATTGGGGTTGGTTATGCCCACTTGTTGATGCGGACGGTTTCGCGCGATCGCAGCAGTTTCCGCACCGAGTGGGGGAAGTCCCTATTCGTTTGGGGCTGGTCTTCCCTGCTGGGCATTGGGTTGGTGATGTTGCTGGCGAGTCGAATTTGGGGCAGCCAAGTTTCCCCCTGGTTGGTGCTGTGGATGGCCCTGGGGGACTATTGGGGCGTTTGTCTGCTGGAATTTAGCAGTTCGGCGTTTTTATCGGTGGGGGTGGCGGCTCGCCCAGCCCAACTCAAGGTGCTTTTCAGTGCCGTGAAGCTTTTGGCGGTGGGGGCCCTGTGGTTGGTTCCCGACTGGCGATCGGCAGAAACCTGGTCGATTTTTTACTGCATTGCGTCAGTGTTGCCGGCCTTTGTGGCCTTTGTGTTGGCCAGTCGGCAGGCGGGCTGGCCCCTGTGGCCCAAGCCCAATTGCGAGTGGGAACTGGGTCAAGGGTTTTACTTTTCGATTGCCGGTTCCGCTGAAACGATTAATGCCAATGCGGATAAAACCCTGCTCTCTAGCTTGGTGAATGAAGAGGCTGCCGGGATCTATGGGGCGGGCTATCGGTTTGTGGATGTGGGCTACCAGCCGATCTTGGCCATTGGCGCGGCGAATTATGCTCGCTTTTTCCAAGCGGGCACTAATGGCATTGACGGCAGTATTCAATTTGCCAAGCGCCTGTTTCCGCTGATCGCGGGCTACGGGGTGCTGGGGGGATTGGGGATGTTTTTCTTTGCCCCGGTGGTGGAGTGGATTTTGGGGTCGGAATATCGCGAGGCGATCGGGGTGTTGCGTTGGTTCGCCCCCGTGCATTTGATCTTGGGAATGCAGTATTTGGCGGCCGATTGCCTCACCTCTTCGGGCCACCAGGGGCAACGGAGCTTAATTCAAGTCACCGCTGCCATTTTGAATGTGGTGCTGAACCTAATCTTGATTCCGTCCTATTCCTGGGCGGGGGCCATTTGGGCGACGCTGGCTTCGGAAACGTTCAAGATGGTGGGGCTGTGGGGAGCGGCGGCCTTTTTCTGGCGGCGCGAGTTGGCCATGAAGACCAAGGGTTAATCGACGGGTTAATCAACAGTTAGGAGTTGGTTGCTATGCAAGCCGATTGATTTTCGGACTTGCCAAGCATTCATCACGATGAGCGCAAGGAACTGAAACCCATTGTCTTGGTCGATCGATCCCACTCTAGGACGGAACCAAGGTAACCATGGCATAGCGATCGGGGGAAAGATATTTTTGCGCCACCCGTTGCACGTCTTCGGGGCCCACGGCCTGGATCCGATCGGGATAAACCGTTGCTTCGGGCAGTTGATCCAACAGGCCGTAGTAGCCATAGAGGCTGGCGAGTTGGTTGGGGGTTTCCGTGGCGAAAATATAGTCGCTGCACAGAAGACGCTGGGCCCGCTTCAGCTCGATCGGGTTAATGGGGTGATCGCGCAGCAGGGCCAGATGATCACAAATGCAGGCTTCCACCACGCCCACATCCCGCACATCTAGCCAAGCGCCGATCGTGAGTAAGCTGGCATCCCGTTGGGCACTGGCTTCGCAGTCGATCGCCAAAACCCATTGCCGGTCTTCGCGCAAATCGCTGACCAAGCGCGAGGTGCGCCCAATGCCGAGAACGGTGGCCAGCACTTCCAAAGCATAGGTATCGCCAATGTCTTGCAAGCTGGGCCCCGTCCAGGCCATCATCACCCGAGCTTGTTCAAGATAGGGCCGG is drawn from Limnothrix sp. FACHB-406 and contains these coding sequences:
- the glp gene encoding gephyrin-like molybdotransferase Glp translates to MISAQEAEAIALRITPPITDTESIASVAALGRVLAEPVRSRLDFPHWDNSAMDGYAVRQADLAQGPTELQVIETIPAGVAPQQTLGPGQAARIFTGAMMPPGADAIAIQEDTEPAGPDRVKVLSQPAVGEFVRAKGMFCRSGDQILPAGLAIGPAELAVLAAAQCDRVTVVRRPRVAVFSTGDELGTIDQPLQPGQIVDSNQYALIAFLQQMGVEPIALGVARDDRAALKAAVEQAIDQADLVLSTGGVSVGDYDYVDAVLAELGGEIHVKSVAVRPGKPLTLATFGPKVYVGLPGNPVSALVGCWRFVAPLLRKLSGRSGPHGVQWLTARSAQDLQGAGRRETYLWGSLQIIEGQLVFSLAKGSHSSGNLINLAGTTALAQVPQGTSEIAAHSEIQVLLLGGAVG
- a CDS encoding D-Ala-D-Ala carboxypeptidase family metallohydrolase yields the protein MATTALDRDAHLFHLAAQRAGIHMPILPALQEAHDQPTPEGERGLGLTSADQEQVDSLPDQVMEAALLVRRLTDSLIQSGWKADRIWQVNAGQYSPEVLAVLARGFEDKTIGGPILAGCSLDRLTAAYRQFCTLERSTQIAPANTALTGSTFTIDRALLDTIERLPQFYQGYVHQREALIEATRIWRGLATREDTLVSLGLPALNYTDAALDTALVTFIRRLSPNYSGFPHQREALLRLVQIWRQLDSRQSAIASLSDSNLSLLPRNYDPALLAFVLRVPEFYAGSGTQRNAATETVRMWRDLDNRNAALTSLGVNPIVFANPAAPEASTAAAQLDRELLSFLRRLPAAYRATPNQQGALTRLVQLWRGLETQQAAIGSLETDLRTMQWQVMILKQNTVLKSQPVQASALPRNEVAAMPAGELSLIDSIEQGTHYRILTVEPIRDRREWFVYRGHADFLEPATMLVKTSTFLKTRPLQSSSLGNAEKVALSPGEFQIRSYEDVGDHLRIRLVKPINNRLEWFIFEGHITLLNVDDYPSPRDPAPAPAPAPVPVPAPAPAPVPRPTPVPTPAPVPDRGRRIQVPGLGTVWTRDPIIAGGNFSWGEATKDGTRIPENSTITQNIIAMARRMQEVRARLGNRTITITSWYRPPAVNRAVGGARNSTHIRGHGVDFVVAGLSPRAAQRILDPWWPGGLGYGSSFTHLDNRGYRARWNYTN
- a CDS encoding HAD family hydrolase, with protein sequence MPLSPQSSLAAMAAALAPGLRAIATDMDGTLTRSGRFSSHLFLALERLQQAGIPVLIVTGRSAGWVSALVEYLPIAGAIAENGGLLYRRDRPEGQWLVDVTDPIAHRDALADVFGILQTEFHHHFPHLHPAPDNRFRITDWTFDLADLPGIDRQTLSAMGESLAVLGWGFTYSAVQAHIKLPEQNKAAGLQRAIELLWPGCPLDQILTIGDSPNDESLFDPTLFPRSVGVANVRPYLSELLHQPAHITPSAEGEGFCELVAAILAEEKVVISGA
- the trpD gene encoding anthranilate phosphoribosyltransferase, which encodes MTAAATTFDGPTLLKQLLDRASLSQAQAAQLMQAWLDDGLAPALSGAILAALQAKGVTADELAGMAQVLLSQSVSVTGDPLPSPSIDTCGTGGDGASTFNISTAVAFVAAAAGVTVVKHGNRAASSKSGSADVLEALGIRLGADPAQIQAAAHQVGITFLFAPGWHPAMKAVAPIRQALKVRTVFNLLGPLVNPLRPTGQVIGTFKSDLIEVMAGALNRLGTQRAIVLHGREGLDEGGLADVTDLAVLADGAIARFELDPVAAGCAAAPTAALVGGDPSENAEILRQVLQGQGSIAQRDAVALNASLALQVAGAIAEPIGSPEACTVGVARAKEILASGAAWEKLVALREFLKA
- a CDS encoding glycoside hydrolase family 9 protein — translated: MQRWKWVWLSGALLAGLGIMDFGSQSLANQSLFQYTMQAWASLLFNGGTGGGNEPIPRILVDQFGYRPQDPKVAVIASPQRGENANRAFTPGSVYEVRNASTNAVVFSGALTPWNGGQIHGQSGDRAWHFDFSTVKQSGTYVVVDRERGEQSFPFQIQANVYQKNLVTATRVFYYQRAGFNKTGSVAGKWQDGAAFLGPNQDSQARSVSAKDDPATARDLRGGWFDAGDTNKYSTFAGPVVNQLLTAYEENPRAFTDRFNIPESGNGIPDLIDEIKWEVDWLKRMQEDDGGVLIKVGVLDHNAADRPSQDRRPRYYGPKCSSSTIATAAAFAHAARVYRQFPALQGESRDLEQRAIRAWNWFQQNPLKTDCDTQEIKAGDADRPVTEQQGNAAAAAVHLFALTGNPDYSTQLAKYLTASQPWNDNVWGRYRAHEGDALLLYTRLTNADAALVKQIRDRFVDMVRTQTQAYGLRVDLDPYRVSLPDEQYHWGSNQVQANYGNSNRDAIRYGAVPDRNTSLQARAMAHLHYLHGVNPLGFVYLTNMGSLGAERSVTSMYHEWLGRGEYERVAPGKPGPAPGYLVGGPNRDYTGNQESVKQQPIQKRYLDSPTGWPVNSWELTEPAIYYQAAYVRLLASITSP
- a CDS encoding polysaccharide biosynthesis C-terminal domain-containing protein translates to MPNLQGVLQRLRTTLGKSSVQDNLWMIAARVISVAIQALYFIFVARFLGSKEYGELIGVLSLVAMLSPFIGVGYAHLLMRTVSRDRSSFRTEWGKSLFVWGWSSLLGIGLVMLLASRIWGSQVSPWLVLWMALGDYWGVCLLEFSSSAFLSVGVAARPAQLKVLFSAVKLLAVGALWLVPDWRSAETWSIFYCIASVLPAFVAFVLASRQAGWPLWPKPNCEWELGQGFYFSIAGSAETINANADKTLLSSLVNEEAAGIYGAGYRFVDVGYQPILAIGAANYARFFQAGTNGIDGSIQFAKRLFPLIAGYGVLGGLGMFFFAPVVEWILGSEYREAIGVLRWFAPVHLILGMQYLAADCLTSSGHQGQRSLIQVTAAILNVVLNLILIPSYSWAGAIWATLASETFKMVGLWGAAAFFWRRELAMKTKG